One genomic region from Streptomyces sp. NBC_01431 encodes:
- a CDS encoding carbohydrate kinase family protein, with protein sequence MSDEAAAGAGGGLLVVGDVVTDVIARHRGPLASATDTAADILTVPGGAGANAACWAAHSGCPDVRLLARVGPDRMAWHDLRLRDAGVRPLLIPDADAPTATVIALVDTATAERTFLTDSGAVHRMNPADWSPTLLEGVAHLHLSGYLLFADSCRELARAAIRSARRANITVSLDPASTGFINDLGIDRFLAMAEGTDVLLPNAAEASFLTGLPQPAEAAAKLSRQFPLVAVTLGAAGALVAAAGEVIAQVATPQARALDSTGAGDAFTGGFLAARLRGASPTEAAGAGCRAGALAVGIVGGRPPAESR encoded by the coding sequence GTGAGCGACGAGGCGGCCGCCGGCGCGGGCGGCGGGCTCCTGGTCGTCGGGGACGTGGTCACCGACGTGATCGCCCGCCACCGCGGCCCGCTCGCATCCGCCACCGACACCGCCGCCGACATCCTTACGGTGCCGGGCGGTGCGGGCGCCAACGCGGCCTGCTGGGCGGCCCATTCGGGCTGTCCGGACGTGCGGCTGCTGGCCCGGGTCGGCCCGGACCGGATGGCCTGGCACGATCTCCGATTACGTGACGCGGGCGTACGCCCCCTGCTGATCCCGGATGCCGACGCGCCCACCGCGACCGTGATCGCCCTAGTCGACACGGCGACGGCGGAGCGCACGTTCCTGACCGACAGCGGCGCGGTCCACCGCATGAACCCCGCCGACTGGTCGCCCACCCTCCTGGAGGGGGTGGCTCACCTCCACCTCTCCGGGTATCTGCTCTTCGCCGACTCCTGCCGCGAACTCGCCCGCGCCGCCATCCGGTCCGCCCGCCGGGCCAATATCACCGTGAGCCTCGATCCGGCTTCGACCGGCTTCATCAACGACCTCGGCATCGACCGCTTCCTTGCGATGGCCGAGGGCACGGACGTCCTGCTGCCCAACGCGGCCGAGGCGTCCTTCCTGACCGGACTCCCCCAACCCGCCGAAGCCGCAGCCAAGTTGAGCCGACAGTTCCCCCTCGTGGCCGTCACCCTGGGCGCGGCGGGGGCGCTGGTGGCCGCGGCCGGGGAGGTCATCGCGCAGGTGGCGACCCCGCAGGCGCGGGCTCTTGACTCCACGGGTGCGGGCGACGCGTTCACCGGCGGCTTCCTCGCCGCCCGTCTGAGGGGAGCCTCCCCGACGGAGGCGGCGGGGGCGGGGTGCCGGGCGGGGGCGCTGGCGGTCGGCATCGTGGGAGGGAGGCCCCCGGCGGAATCCCGCTAG